One genomic window of Polyangium aurulentum includes the following:
- the mgtE gene encoding magnesium transporter — MRSHDEPEEDADLAERWAELDPDERAAAFRSLPRDEADDFFLSLSAADEAALVLALPPGERRLWMRLLAPDDAADVLMEVQPEDRDELLGLLDATTRREVQALLAFAEDAAGGLMSPRFARVRPDITVDEAIGYLRRQANLHLETIYYVYVLDSEQRLLGVSSLRDIVSAPAGTIVRDIMKTDVVCVRDDMDQESVARLFAKEGLLAIPVVDAEGRMEGIVTADDIVEVVEEEATEDIQKIGGMEALDAPYLRTPLFAMVKKRGGWLAALFVGEMLTATAMAYFEDEIARAVVLALFLPLIISSGGNSGSQATTLVIRAMALGEVRPWDAMRVVRRELASGLMLGAILGTLGFLRVVVAQSLFHSYGEHSLLLAATVSVSLLGVVTCGTLAGAALPFLLRALKLDPASASAPFVATLVDVAGVVIYFSVAAMLLRGTLL, encoded by the coding sequence ATGCGCTCCCATGACGAGCCCGAGGAGGACGCCGACCTGGCGGAGCGCTGGGCCGAGCTCGATCCGGACGAGCGCGCGGCCGCCTTCCGCAGCCTGCCCCGAGACGAGGCCGACGATTTCTTCCTCTCGCTGTCCGCCGCGGACGAAGCCGCCCTCGTGCTCGCCTTGCCGCCGGGCGAACGCCGCCTCTGGATGCGCCTGCTCGCGCCCGACGACGCCGCCGACGTGCTCATGGAAGTGCAGCCCGAGGACCGCGACGAGCTGCTCGGGCTGCTCGACGCCACCACGCGGCGGGAGGTGCAGGCCCTGCTCGCATTCGCGGAGGACGCGGCCGGCGGGCTCATGAGCCCCCGCTTCGCGCGGGTTCGCCCGGACATCACCGTCGACGAGGCGATCGGCTACCTGCGCCGGCAGGCGAACCTGCACCTCGAGACCATCTATTACGTGTACGTCCTCGATTCCGAGCAGCGCCTGCTCGGCGTGTCCTCGCTGCGCGACATCGTGAGCGCCCCGGCCGGCACCATCGTGCGCGATATCATGAAGACGGACGTCGTGTGCGTCCGCGACGACATGGACCAGGAGTCGGTCGCGCGCCTGTTCGCGAAGGAGGGCCTGCTCGCGATCCCCGTGGTCGACGCCGAGGGGCGCATGGAGGGTATCGTCACCGCCGACGATATCGTCGAGGTCGTCGAGGAGGAGGCGACCGAGGACATCCAGAAGATCGGCGGCATGGAGGCGCTCGACGCGCCCTACCTGCGCACGCCGCTCTTCGCGATGGTCAAGAAGCGGGGCGGCTGGCTCGCGGCGCTCTTCGTGGGCGAGATGCTCACCGCGACCGCGATGGCCTATTTCGAGGACGAGATCGCGCGGGCGGTGGTGCTCGCGCTCTTCTTGCCGCTCATCATCTCGAGCGGGGGCAACTCGGGCTCGCAGGCGACCACGCTGGTCATCCGCGCGATGGCGCTCGGCGAGGTGCGGCCATGGGACGCCATGCGCGTCGTGCGGCGCGAGCTGGCCTCGGGGCTCATGCTCGGGGCCATTCTCGGCACGCTCGGGTTCCTCCGGGTGGTCGTCGCGCAATCGCTCTTCCACTCTTACGGGGAGCATTCGCTCCTGCTCGCGGCGACCGTGTCGGTCAGCCTGCTCGGGGTGGTGACGTGCGGGACCCTGGCGGGCGCGGCCCTGCCGTTTCTTCTGCGCGCGCTCAAGCTCGACCCCGCGAGCGCCTCGGCGCCCTTCGTGGCGACGCTCGTCGACGTGGCAGGCGTGGTCATCTACTTCAGCGTCGCCGCCATGTTGCTGCGTGGTACGCTGCTTTGA
- a CDS encoding serine/threonine-protein kinase, protein MSPKPVASAEATLTQDAPSPLASPVEAPSSLDTATSEIPPSLYGRFEAFEFLGRGGMGAVYRARDFRLGRDVAIKLLFGADPERGGGLLREAQAQARITHDNVCKVYEAGTADHVRFIVMQLIHGQPFNVAEAQMTLEEKVRAVRQVASALHEAHRLGMVHRDVKPANIMVERGEDGAWKPYIMDFGVAREVGDSGATVTGALVGTPAFMSPEQAMGKIRSLDRRTDVYALGATLYAVITGRHPFVADSLLELLEQVRSVEPEPPRKLDPNVPQDLQAIVMKCLEKEPAARYESARALGEDLERFLDGDVVMARRAALAYRVWKGAKKHKVKVALAMAALLALAAMAGIWIRGRTMAAQQAELSRKLGESVKEMELFLRNAQGMPLHDVERERDIVRGRLAQIEAGMASAGSIGVGPGHYALGRGHLALQELDAALAHLKSAAAAGYRSAELDYAMGLSLSGIYKRELERTKRLEGAEKKQWIAAIEAEYKQPALAHLRAALGAAIEAPAYVEGLIAFYEGRHEEALAKAREAFEKAPWLYEAKKLEGDVLFALGSKHGHDAAFDHEKMSQWFGRAAEAYRDAADLGRSDPAVHVAACELYTQWMNGAFAKGAPARPRFEEAKAACGRAIAASPRSGAGYVNLAQAHASFAWRVAAGSAPDEKPEQVFAEAIPRAEEAVQKSPEDPLAHYVVGALWRSRALYASDRSLDSSSAVEQALRAYDAALQRDPAFLWALNEYCSSLSIRGRYESLHGVDPSETFRRAFPYCDRASAIEPSFAYPRTVSLAIRATAARHMVATGRSPEGEIKAAQELMEALRRQNANPGTLAFWSSTFHRIEATHALASGSNPEPALELAERSANEVEKGQPSSVTARQLKGLIASDRARWQLATGKDPSAAIAAAREAFAVAVEKKPWDADYRVWSAEVEITALRWALREGKVEPGQFDAARALLSPLLDVDRADPNLYAALGEIHALEAAHRGAKASEAITKGLGWIEKALAQNPRMATALACKGRLLVLRAREEKDREAAKLAAEAFSAAFRNNPLLERSACKDVEEARRLAAEDVPAERCP, encoded by the coding sequence GTGAGCCCAAAGCCCGTAGCGAGCGCGGAGGCGACGCTCACGCAGGATGCCCCCTCGCCCCTCGCCTCCCCTGTCGAAGCGCCGTCGAGCCTGGACACCGCGACATCGGAAATCCCGCCGTCGCTCTACGGGCGCTTCGAGGCATTCGAGTTTCTGGGCCGCGGCGGGATGGGCGCGGTCTATCGGGCGCGGGATTTCCGGCTCGGCCGCGACGTGGCCATCAAGCTCCTTTTCGGCGCCGATCCGGAGCGAGGCGGGGGCCTTTTGCGCGAGGCGCAGGCGCAGGCGCGGATCACGCACGACAACGTCTGCAAGGTGTACGAGGCCGGGACCGCCGATCACGTGCGGTTCATCGTCATGCAGCTCATCCACGGCCAGCCGTTCAACGTGGCCGAGGCGCAGATGACGCTCGAGGAGAAGGTGCGCGCCGTCCGGCAGGTCGCCTCCGCGCTGCACGAGGCGCACCGGCTCGGAATGGTGCACCGCGACGTGAAGCCGGCGAACATCATGGTGGAGCGCGGCGAGGACGGCGCGTGGAAGCCGTACATCATGGATTTCGGCGTCGCGCGCGAAGTGGGCGACAGCGGGGCCACGGTGACCGGGGCGCTCGTGGGGACGCCGGCGTTCATGTCGCCGGAGCAGGCGATGGGGAAGATTCGCTCGCTCGATCGGCGCACGGACGTGTATGCGCTGGGCGCGACGCTGTATGCGGTGATCACCGGGCGGCATCCATTCGTGGCCGATAGCCTCCTCGAATTGCTCGAGCAGGTGCGGAGCGTCGAGCCCGAGCCGCCGCGCAAGCTCGATCCGAACGTGCCGCAGGATCTGCAGGCGATCGTGATGAAGTGCCTCGAGAAGGAGCCCGCGGCGAGGTACGAGTCGGCGCGTGCGCTCGGCGAGGATCTCGAGCGGTTCCTCGACGGCGACGTCGTCATGGCCCGGCGCGCGGCGCTCGCGTACCGGGTGTGGAAGGGCGCGAAGAAGCACAAGGTCAAGGTGGCGCTCGCAATGGCGGCGCTGCTCGCCCTGGCCGCGATGGCGGGGATCTGGATACGGGGCCGCACGATGGCGGCCCAGCAGGCGGAGCTATCGCGCAAGCTCGGCGAGAGCGTCAAGGAGATGGAGCTGTTTCTGCGCAATGCGCAGGGGATGCCGCTGCACGACGTCGAACGCGAGAGGGACATCGTCCGGGGGCGGCTCGCCCAGATCGAGGCGGGGATGGCCTCGGCGGGGTCCATCGGGGTGGGCCCGGGGCATTACGCGCTCGGGCGGGGGCATCTGGCCTTGCAGGAGCTGGACGCGGCGCTCGCGCACCTGAAGAGCGCGGCCGCGGCAGGATATCGCTCGGCCGAGCTCGATTATGCGATGGGGCTGTCCTTGAGCGGGATCTACAAGCGCGAGCTCGAGCGGACGAAGCGGCTCGAGGGCGCGGAGAAGAAGCAGTGGATCGCGGCGATCGAGGCCGAGTACAAGCAGCCCGCGCTCGCGCACCTGCGGGCGGCGCTCGGGGCGGCGATCGAGGCGCCCGCGTACGTCGAGGGGCTCATCGCATTCTACGAGGGGCGGCACGAGGAGGCGCTCGCGAAGGCGCGCGAGGCATTCGAGAAGGCGCCGTGGCTTTACGAGGCGAAGAAGCTCGAGGGGGATGTCCTCTTCGCGCTCGGGAGCAAGCACGGGCACGACGCGGCGTTCGATCACGAGAAGATGTCGCAATGGTTCGGCAGGGCGGCGGAGGCGTATCGGGACGCGGCGGATCTCGGCAGGAGCGATCCGGCGGTGCACGTGGCCGCTTGCGAGCTGTACACGCAGTGGATGAACGGGGCGTTCGCGAAGGGGGCCCCTGCGCGGCCGCGCTTCGAGGAGGCGAAGGCGGCTTGTGGCAGGGCGATCGCCGCGAGCCCGCGGAGCGGCGCTGGGTATGTCAACCTCGCGCAGGCGCACGCGAGCTTCGCGTGGCGCGTGGCGGCGGGGAGCGCGCCGGACGAGAAGCCCGAGCAGGTGTTCGCAGAGGCGATCCCGCGCGCGGAGGAGGCGGTGCAGAAGAGCCCCGAGGATCCGCTTGCGCATTACGTCGTCGGCGCGCTGTGGCGCTCGCGGGCGCTCTACGCGTCCGATCGCAGCCTCGACTCGTCCTCCGCGGTCGAGCAGGCGCTCCGCGCCTACGATGCGGCGCTCCAGCGCGATCCGGCATTCTTGTGGGCCCTGAACGAGTATTGCTCCTCGCTCTCGATACGTGGCCGATACGAGTCTCTCCACGGAGTCGATCCCTCGGAGACGTTCCGTCGTGCATTCCCTTATTGCGATCGCGCCAGCGCCATCGAGCCGAGCTTCGCGTACCCGCGGACCGTCAGCCTCGCGATCCGGGCGACGGCCGCCAGGCACATGGTCGCGACGGGACGGTCGCCGGAGGGCGAGATCAAGGCGGCGCAAGAGCTGATGGAAGCGCTGAGGCGACAGAACGCGAATCCCGGCACGCTGGCCTTCTGGAGCTCCACCTTCCACCGCATCGAGGCCACGCACGCGCTCGCGTCGGGCAGCAATCCGGAGCCTGCGCTCGAGCTCGCGGAGAGGAGCGCGAACGAGGTCGAAAAAGGCCAGCCGTCGTCGGTGACTGCGCGTCAGTTGAAGGGGCTCATCGCCTCCGACCGGGCGAGGTGGCAGCTCGCCACGGGGAAGGATCCCTCGGCCGCGATCGCGGCTGCCCGGGAGGCATTCGCCGTCGCCGTGGAGAAGAAGCCCTGGGATGCGGATTATCGGGTATGGAGCGCCGAGGTCGAGATCACGGCCCTGCGCTGGGCCCTCCGCGAGGGCAAGGTGGAGCCGGGGCAATTCGACGCGGCGCGCGCGCTCTTGTCCCCGCTGCTCGACGTCGACCGGGCCGACCCCAATCTGTACGCCGCGCTCGGGGAGATCCACGCGCTGGAAGCCGCTCACCGCGGCGCGAAGGCATCCGAGGCGATCACGAAGGGGCTCGGCTGGATCGAAAAGGCGCTCGCCCAGAACCCTCGGATGGCCACCGCCCTCGCGTGCAAGGGCCGGCTGCTCGTGCTCCGCGCGAGGGAGGAGAAGGACCGCGAGGCCGCGAAGCTCGCCGCGGAGGCGTTCTCCGCGGCTTTTCGGAACAACCCGCTGCTCGAGCGATCGGCGTGCAAGGACGTGGAAGAGGCGCGTCGGCTCGCCGCCGAGGATGTGCCGGCCGAGCGCTGCCCGTGA
- the istA gene encoding IS21 family transposase, producing the protein MVEPEIIRQIRDLAARGWGAKRIARELEVARNTVKRYLRGGPEAEVQVRPGRRCLDDDGRAEARQLYAGLAGGNAVVVARELRQRGVEASVRTVQRVVADQRRERFAADAASVRFETDPGQQMQIDFGQKVVRIGGTPTRVHLLVAVLCHSRRLFVKAFLGERQDDWREGIAAAFRHFGGVPRTMLGDNARALVVSRDRETGTVTFHPAYVAFCRDWGVTPRACQPYRARTKGKTESGVKYVKRNGLAEREFASFAALEAHLAAWMVEADQRIHGTTHEPPIVRFERDERQALRPLPARPMPVREQRLRRRVANDALVDVDTIRYSVPHRLVRETVEVALGEHEVRIYRGAELVARHERSFEPYARIIDKAHYAGLWRTQSAPVASVSPPSPLEAMGRRLSDYAAVLEEATS; encoded by the coding sequence ATGGTGGAGCCGGAGATCATCCGGCAGATCCGCGATCTGGCCGCCCGCGGCTGGGGCGCCAAGCGGATCGCCCGTGAGCTGGAGGTGGCCCGCAACACGGTAAAACGCTACCTGCGGGGCGGCCCCGAGGCCGAGGTGCAGGTTCGTCCGGGCCGCCGCTGTCTTGACGACGACGGCCGCGCCGAGGCCCGACAACTCTATGCGGGCCTGGCCGGCGGCAACGCCGTCGTCGTCGCGCGAGAGCTACGGCAGCGCGGCGTCGAGGCCAGCGTGCGCACGGTCCAGCGCGTCGTTGCCGACCAGCGACGTGAGCGGTTCGCAGCGGATGCGGCCAGCGTGCGCTTCGAGACGGACCCTGGCCAGCAGATGCAGATCGACTTTGGTCAAAAAGTGGTCCGCATCGGCGGTACGCCCACGCGAGTCCACTTGCTCGTGGCGGTGCTATGCCATTCTCGACGGCTCTTCGTCAAGGCATTTCTAGGCGAGCGTCAGGACGATTGGCGCGAGGGGATCGCCGCAGCTTTCCGCCACTTCGGGGGCGTGCCGCGCACGATGCTCGGCGACAATGCCCGCGCCCTGGTCGTGAGCCGCGACCGCGAGACGGGCACGGTGACGTTCCACCCGGCCTACGTGGCCTTCTGCCGCGATTGGGGCGTCACGCCGCGCGCCTGCCAGCCCTACCGCGCGCGCACCAAGGGCAAGACCGAGTCCGGCGTCAAGTACGTCAAGCGCAATGGTTTGGCCGAGCGCGAGTTCGCCTCGTTCGCGGCGCTCGAGGCGCACCTCGCGGCCTGGATGGTCGAGGCTGACCAGCGCATCCACGGCACCACGCACGAGCCGCCCATCGTGCGCTTCGAGCGCGACGAGCGGCAAGCTCTGCGCCCGCTGCCCGCGCGCCCCATGCCCGTGCGCGAGCAACGCCTGCGGCGCCGCGTCGCCAATGATGCGCTCGTCGACGTCGATACCATCCGCTACAGCGTCCCGCATCGGCTCGTGCGCGAGACCGTCGAGGTCGCCCTCGGCGAGCACGAGGTGCGCATCTATCGCGGTGCCGAGCTCGTCGCGCGGCACGAGCGGTCATTCGAGCCGTATGCGCGCATCATCGACAAGGCCCACTACGCGGGCCTGTGGCGCACGCAGTCCGCGCCCGTGGCCTCCGTGTCGCCCCCGAGCCCGCTGGAGGCCATGGGCCGGCGGCTTTCCGATTACGCAGCCGTGCTCGAGGAGGCGACCTCGTGA
- a CDS encoding sigma 54-interacting transcriptional regulator produces the protein MTTRRVATTLARMGDDGNASFTLTSYDEGRSLRLPNLRVIVTPPDRRALEAPLGLAPLVLGKSDECDLAVADAKVSRKHCELRLTERGVLLRDLGSRNGTFVRDVRVVEAFLPPAVPIIIGDSTIVVQPAGGAAVLPLSSGNAFGEAVGGSLAMRALFAKLERAAPTDETVLLLGESGTGKEVLARAIHDGSRRKGGPFVVVDCGAIASSIIEAELFGSVPGGFTGALNKAGLLEQAHRGTLFIDEIGEMPLDVQPKLLRAIESRQIRRLGSDKVQPIDVRVVAATHRNLRSRAVEGTFRQDLYYRLAVIEVLVPALRERKEDIPMLVERFLSNRNPPMKLSDLPPQTLALLEGYDWPGNVRELRNTVARLVLFPELLSELFTPAKPSDAPPDTKSPGSVAPASAEAVEADPETERMGRLLELSLPEAREAVLEELERKYVAAKLRQCDGNISRAADAMGVSRQLVHRLLDRHGMRAK, from the coding sequence TTGACAACCCGGCGCGTGGCGACGACCCTCGCCCGCATGGGCGACGATGGGAATGCGTCTTTCACGCTGACGAGCTACGACGAGGGCCGCTCGCTGCGGCTGCCGAACCTGCGGGTGATCGTCACGCCGCCGGATCGGCGCGCGCTCGAGGCTCCCCTCGGGCTCGCCCCGCTCGTCCTCGGCAAGAGCGACGAGTGTGATCTGGCCGTCGCCGATGCGAAGGTATCGCGCAAGCATTGCGAGCTGCGCCTCACCGAGCGCGGCGTGCTCCTGCGGGATCTCGGCAGCAGAAATGGCACCTTCGTGCGCGACGTGCGCGTGGTCGAGGCGTTCCTGCCGCCCGCCGTTCCGATCATCATTGGCGACTCGACGATCGTCGTCCAGCCGGCCGGGGGCGCCGCCGTGCTGCCGCTGTCCTCGGGCAACGCTTTCGGCGAGGCCGTGGGGGGGAGCCTCGCCATGCGGGCGCTGTTCGCCAAGCTCGAGCGCGCGGCGCCCACGGACGAGACCGTCCTTTTGCTCGGCGAATCGGGCACGGGCAAGGAGGTGCTCGCGCGGGCGATCCACGACGGCAGCCGGCGCAAAGGCGGGCCCTTCGTGGTCGTGGATTGCGGGGCCATTGCGTCGAGCATCATCGAGGCCGAGCTGTTCGGCAGCGTCCCCGGCGGCTTCACGGGCGCGCTCAACAAGGCGGGCCTGCTCGAGCAAGCGCACCGCGGGACGCTCTTCATCGACGAGATCGGCGAGATGCCGCTCGACGTCCAGCCGAAGCTGCTCCGGGCGATCGAATCGAGGCAGATCCGGCGGCTCGGGTCGGACAAGGTGCAGCCCATCGACGTGCGCGTCGTGGCGGCGACGCATAGAAACCTCCGCTCGAGGGCCGTGGAGGGCACGTTCCGGCAGGATCTGTACTACCGGCTCGCGGTGATCGAGGTCCTGGTCCCTGCGCTGCGCGAGCGCAAGGAGGACATCCCCATGCTCGTCGAGCGATTCCTCTCGAACCGCAATCCGCCGATGAAGCTCTCCGACTTGCCGCCGCAGACGCTCGCCTTGCTCGAGGGGTACGACTGGCCGGGCAACGTGCGCGAGCTGCGCAACACGGTGGCGCGGCTGGTCCTGTTCCCCGAGCTGCTCTCCGAGCTATTTACCCCTGCCAAACCCTCCGATGCGCCTCCGGACACGAAATCGCCAGGCAGCGTGGCTCCCGCGTCGGCGGAGGCGGTCGAGGCGGATCCGGAGACCGAGCGGATGGGGCGGCTGCTCGAGCTGTCCTTGCCCGAGGCGCGCGAGGCGGTGCTCGAGGAGCTGGAGCGAAAGTACGTGGCCGCGAAGCTGCGGCAATGCGACGGCAACATCTCGCGGGCTGCCGATGCGATGGGGGTCTCGCGGCAGCTCGTCCACAGGCTGCTCGATCGGCACGGAATGCGCGCGAAGTGA
- a CDS encoding transcriptional regulator, whose product MSDAPRPKEPPVPPQRVETARQSLLEELRRGAATARALGVAVGMREKEVLAHLEHIERSLSARGEKLQVVPAACLGCGYVFEDRRAFARPSRCPRCRGERIEAPRFGIHNTD is encoded by the coding sequence ATGAGCGACGCGCCTCGCCCCAAAGAGCCTCCCGTCCCGCCGCAACGCGTCGAGACCGCCCGGCAGTCGCTCCTGGAGGAGCTGCGCCGGGGGGCGGCCACGGCGCGCGCGCTCGGGGTGGCGGTCGGGATGCGAGAGAAGGAGGTGCTCGCGCACCTCGAGCATATCGAGCGCTCGCTCTCCGCCCGGGGGGAGAAGCTCCAGGTTGTGCCCGCCGCCTGCCTGGGCTGCGGCTATGTCTTCGAGGACCGGCGCGCCTTCGCCAGGCCGAGCCGCTGCCCGCGCTGCCGGGGCGAGCGCATCGAGGCCCCGCGTTTTGGTATCCACAACACAGATTGA
- a CDS encoding sensor histidine kinase has product MLSPIADGVLIVDSEARIVFASAGLQILTPLGEDVRRPFDAARVRHRDGRPMAWADCPLARALEGEAVVEAVLSFTRPGEDERLVSVTASPVRDDAGALIGAYTLMRDVTRRERAEEALRQSEERLRLTEQTLLRTTKELEAIFSALPDLYFRVDAQGTYLDCRAGRMVDLYVPPDQLLGKRVRDVMPPDVAAVLESAILEALASRSLVTVEYDLTWGDNTQSFEARILPLVEGQAVTVVRNVTAERCAAKERERLLRRIETDRRRFEAVLHQMPSGVFIIDANGDFLLTNEQAARIVEVDASLSTLSAMADFPAFHLDGRKYTFEEYPLYRALRSETVREEECEIERSDGERRSLSISAVPVTDHEGRIVAAVSVCSDITERRRMALDNARLYEAEHEARAQAERKAAELRALLASMAESVTVIDGAGNVILQNALSIKLTGGRHPRHVSEVGECLHLRRPSGEPVPLDEYPTRRLLRGESFTDVEYIIDPQGGAPRNVIVSASAVREGNGAVVLGVIVARDVTELRQLEVAREDFLRAISHDLRQPITVILSAGQMLRRKLSRASLEREVTDVDRIITGAIRMSSMIDDLVDSARLEAGKLALRMEQCNLVRLLEDIAQRALAPQDQARLHIEAPDSALPPVQLDPERFERILVNLVGNALKYSPAEETVTIRIELQSTEVVIAVRDRGVGVPQDEIPHLFERYFRARTGKRIEGLGLGLFIARQLVEAHGGRIWVQSEVGRGSTFAFALPLGSPASGAIT; this is encoded by the coding sequence GTGCTTTCGCCCATCGCCGATGGAGTGCTGATCGTCGACAGCGAAGCCCGCATCGTCTTCGCGAGCGCCGGGCTGCAGATTCTCACGCCGCTGGGTGAGGACGTTCGGCGGCCATTCGATGCGGCCAGGGTTCGACATCGCGACGGCCGGCCCATGGCGTGGGCCGATTGCCCGCTCGCAAGGGCGCTCGAGGGCGAGGCCGTCGTGGAGGCGGTCCTCTCGTTCACGCGCCCCGGCGAGGACGAACGCCTCGTCTCCGTCACGGCCAGCCCGGTCCGAGACGACGCGGGCGCGCTCATCGGCGCTTATACCCTCATGCGCGACGTCACCCGCCGCGAGCGCGCCGAAGAGGCGCTCCGCCAGAGCGAGGAGCGCCTGCGCCTCACCGAGCAAACCTTGCTGCGCACGACCAAGGAGCTCGAGGCAATCTTCTCGGCCCTGCCCGATCTGTATTTCCGGGTCGACGCGCAGGGGACCTACCTCGATTGCAGGGCCGGGCGCATGGTCGACCTCTACGTTCCCCCCGACCAATTGCTCGGCAAGCGCGTCCGCGACGTCATGCCGCCCGACGTGGCGGCCGTGCTCGAGAGCGCGATCCTCGAGGCACTCGCCTCCCGATCGCTCGTCACCGTGGAGTACGACCTGACCTGGGGCGACAATACGCAATCCTTCGAAGCGCGGATTCTCCCCCTCGTCGAAGGCCAGGCCGTCACGGTCGTCCGCAACGTCACGGCCGAGCGGTGCGCCGCGAAGGAGCGCGAGCGGCTGCTCCGGCGCATCGAGACCGACCGCCGCCGATTCGAGGCCGTGCTGCACCAGATGCCCTCCGGCGTCTTCATCATCGACGCCAACGGGGACTTTCTCCTCACCAACGAGCAGGCCGCGCGTATCGTCGAGGTCGACGCGTCGCTCTCGACCCTCTCGGCCATGGCGGATTTCCCCGCATTCCACCTCGACGGGCGGAAGTACACGTTCGAAGAATATCCGCTTTATCGGGCGCTCCGCAGCGAGACGGTGCGGGAAGAGGAGTGCGAGATCGAGCGCTCGGACGGGGAGCGGCGCTCGCTCAGCATCAGCGCCGTCCCGGTGACCGACCACGAGGGCCGCATCGTCGCCGCCGTGAGCGTGTGCTCCGACATCACCGAGCGCAGGCGCATGGCGCTCGACAATGCGCGCCTGTACGAGGCCGAGCACGAGGCGCGCGCGCAAGCAGAGCGCAAGGCGGCCGAGCTGCGCGCGCTGCTCGCGAGCATGGCCGAGTCCGTCACCGTCATCGACGGCGCGGGCAACGTCATCCTCCAGAATGCATTGAGCATCAAGCTCACGGGCGGCCGTCACCCCAGGCACGTCTCCGAGGTCGGCGAGTGCCTCCACCTGCGGCGGCCGAGCGGCGAGCCCGTGCCCCTGGACGAATACCCCACCCGCAGGCTCCTGCGGGGCGAGTCGTTCACCGATGTCGAATACATCATCGATCCGCAGGGTGGAGCTCCGCGGAACGTCATCGTGAGCGCGAGCGCGGTGCGGGAGGGCAACGGCGCGGTGGTGCTCGGCGTCATCGTCGCGCGCGACGTCACCGAGCTGCGGCAGCTCGAGGTGGCGCGGGAGGATTTTCTACGCGCAATCTCGCACGACCTGCGCCAGCCCATCACGGTCATTCTCTCCGCCGGGCAGATGCTCCGGCGCAAGCTCTCGCGCGCGAGCCTCGAGCGCGAGGTCACGGACGTCGATCGCATCATCACGGGCGCGATACGCATGTCCTCCATGATCGACGACCTCGTCGACTCGGCCCGGCTCGAAGCCGGCAAGCTCGCGCTGCGCATGGAGCAATGCAACCTCGTGCGCCTGCTCGAGGACATCGCCCAGCGCGCCTTGGCACCGCAGGATCAGGCGCGGCTGCACATCGAGGCCCCGGACTCCGCCCTGCCCCCGGTGCAGCTCGATCCGGAGCGCTTCGAGCGCATCCTCGTGAATCTCGTCGGCAATGCGCTCAAATACTCCCCGGCCGAGGAGACCGTGACCATCCGCATCGAGCTGCAGAGCACGGAGGTCGTCATTGCTGTGCGCGACCGGGGCGTGGGCGTCCCCCAGGACGAGATCCCGCACCTGTTCGAGCGTTATTTCCGCGCCAGGACGGGCAAGCGTATCGAGGGGCTCGGGCTCGGGCTCTTCATCGCGCGCCAGCTCGTCGAGGCGCACGGCGGCCGTATCTGGGTCCAGAGCGAGGTGGGGAGGGGCAGCACGTTCGCGTTCGCGCTGCCCCTCGGGAGCCCGGCGAGCGGCGCGATCACATAG
- the istB gene encoding IS21-like element helper ATPase IstB → MRLRLGYVAERLDALLAEAARTEPTYLDFLDNLLRQEADSKQRKRIAMGIQIAHFPAVKTLEEFDFKFQPSVDHKLVRELATGRFIAQAENVLVFGPPGVGKTHLAIALGRAVVEAGHSVLFTSATALLATLSRAETEGQLAERLLFYTKPKLLIVDELGYLPFERRSAHLFFQLVARRYEKSSTMITTNQVVTQWGTVFGDEVLAAAILDRLLHHSHTLMISGESYRLKQKKKAGLLGGSVSPAK, encoded by the coding sequence ATGCGGCTGCGCCTGGGTTACGTCGCCGAGCGGCTGGATGCGCTCCTGGCCGAAGCCGCGCGCACCGAGCCGACGTATCTCGACTTCCTCGACAATCTGCTGCGCCAGGAGGCGGACTCGAAGCAGCGCAAGCGCATCGCGATGGGGATCCAGATCGCGCACTTCCCTGCGGTGAAGACGCTGGAAGAGTTCGACTTCAAGTTCCAGCCCTCGGTGGACCACAAGCTGGTGCGGGAGCTGGCCACGGGCCGCTTCATTGCGCAGGCGGAAAACGTGCTCGTCTTCGGACCGCCGGGGGTCGGCAAGACGCACCTGGCGATCGCGCTGGGCAGGGCTGTGGTGGAGGCAGGGCACTCGGTGCTGTTCACGAGCGCCACGGCGCTTCTCGCGACGCTCTCGAGAGCCGAGACCGAGGGACAGCTCGCCGAGCGATTGCTATTCTACACGAAGCCGAAACTGCTCATCGTGGACGAACTCGGCTACTTGCCTTTCGAGCGCAGGAGCGCGCATCTGTTCTTTCAGCTCGTAGCCAGGAGGTACGAAAAAAGCAGCACGATGATCACGACGAACCAGGTGGTGACGCAGTGGGGGACGGTCTTCGGCGACGAGGTGCTCGCTGCCGCGATCCTCGACCGGCTCCTCCACCACAGCCACACGCTGATGATCTCAGGAGAGAGTTATAGGCTGAAGCAGAAAAAGAAGGCCGGACTGCTCGGCGGGAGCGTCTCTCCCGCAAAGTGA